A single window of Vibrio gazogenes DNA harbors:
- the murQ gene encoding N-acetylmuramic acid 6-phosphate etherase, which yields MTNDALLSALSQLVSEGRNPETMDIDLLSTEAILERLNQQDKTVPFAVEKVIPQIATAVDAITTAFKNKGRLIYIGAGTSGRLGVLDASECPPTFGVSDQMVIGLIAGGKEAMFKAQEGSEDSPSAASHDLQNIALSQHDVVVGIAASGRTPYVIGGLEYANQVGATTVAVSCNPDSSIAAIAQIAISPLVGPEALTGSTRLKSGTAQKLILNMLTTASMIRLGKSYQNLMVDVQATNKKLKARAVRIVMQATDCEKTRAEQLLTQSQNNAKIAILMQLTDMSYQEALDKLSQSEGVLRKAIQPPA from the coding sequence ATGACAAATGATGCTTTATTGTCCGCATTGTCTCAGTTGGTTTCTGAAGGCCGGAACCCGGAAACCATGGATATCGATTTGTTATCCACTGAAGCCATTCTTGAACGACTGAATCAACAGGATAAGACCGTGCCTTTTGCGGTAGAGAAAGTCATCCCGCAAATCGCCACAGCCGTCGATGCTATTACCACGGCATTTAAAAATAAAGGGCGGTTGATTTATATCGGTGCCGGTACCAGTGGCCGTCTGGGAGTACTGGATGCCTCAGAATGCCCCCCGACTTTCGGAGTGTCCGATCAGATGGTGATCGGTTTGATCGCCGGGGGGAAAGAAGCCATGTTTAAAGCACAAGAAGGCAGTGAGGATTCCCCGAGCGCGGCAAGTCATGATCTCCAAAACATTGCTCTGAGTCAGCACGATGTTGTCGTTGGTATTGCCGCCAGTGGCCGAACCCCTTATGTGATCGGTGGGCTGGAATATGCCAATCAAGTAGGTGCGACAACCGTTGCCGTCTCTTGTAATCCAGACTCAAGCATTGCGGCTATTGCACAGATAGCCATCTCACCGCTGGTTGGCCCGGAAGCATTAACCGGTTCTACGCGACTGAAGTCCGGTACGGCACAAAAGCTGATCCTGAATATGCTGACCACCGCGAGCATGATCCGCTTAGGCAAAAGCTATCAAAACCTGATGGTTGATGTACAGGCAACCAATAAAAAACTGAAAGCGAGGGCCGTGAGAATCGTAATGCAAGCGACAGACTGTGAGAAAACACGAGCGGAGCAGTTACTGACGCAGAGCCAAAACAATGCAAAAATCGCAATTCTGATGCAGTTGACCGATATGAGTTATCAGGAAGCGCTGGACAAACTCTCACAATCCGAAGGGGTCTTACGCAAAGCAATCCAACCGCCAGCTTAA
- a CDS encoding DUF2799 domain-containing protein — protein MINFRNWLSGIVISLLLLGCSASEQSLATQGDWYQIGYRDGIAGHQQRSYRVLHQLGAVQMADYDEGYDDGVTQYCNPDFAYQIGLSGQFYDGVCAGTPAGNQFRMEWQRGWEQYTNH, from the coding sequence GTGATAAATTTTCGTAATTGGCTCAGTGGAATCGTGATTTCTTTGCTGCTGTTAGGATGTTCTGCATCGGAGCAATCACTCGCTACACAAGGAGACTGGTATCAAATTGGTTATCGTGATGGGATTGCGGGGCATCAACAGCGATCCTATAGAGTACTTCATCAGTTGGGGGCCGTCCAAATGGCCGATTATGATGAAGGATATGATGACGGTGTTACCCAATATTGTAATCCAGATTTTGCCTATCAAATCGGGTTGTCCGGTCAATTTTATGATGGCGTTTGTGCCGGAACGCCAGCGGGGAATCAGTTCCGTATGGAGTGGCAACGGGGTTGGGAGCAATATACCAATCACTGA